A window of the Isosphaera pallida ATCC 43644 genome harbors these coding sequences:
- a CDS encoding FHA domain-containing protein, producing the protein MGGLSGSRTYQLAIAGALGAIVGLYLTVELVKVQGLWARDALAGMFLGGMIGFFLNAAEPWRDGAWLKLAREGTAGTLAGAIGGAIGLLIGEFVLGGFQGGLMGRSVSWAILGLGIGVSQGLAHRSWQRLRLGLIGGGLGGLGGGFLFELIRESLGPERYSISQGLGIVILGAGLGLSLALVEQALRRAWLVVLNGRQEGRIFLLGRSVSRIGLDERAEIGLFGDPGVSRRHGELRAQGDSFQFVPLDPAKPTAINGQPLDGPRLLRDGDRLELGRTLLVFRLRN; encoded by the coding sequence ATGGGTGGACTGAGTGGGTCACGGACATACCAACTGGCGATCGCCGGCGCGTTGGGGGCGATCGTGGGGTTGTATTTGACGGTCGAACTGGTCAAGGTTCAGGGGTTGTGGGCGCGGGACGCCCTGGCTGGGATGTTTCTGGGGGGAATGATCGGCTTCTTCCTCAACGCCGCCGAACCATGGCGCGACGGGGCCTGGCTCAAGCTAGCCCGCGAGGGCACCGCTGGCACCTTGGCCGGCGCGATCGGTGGAGCGATCGGGTTGTTGATCGGTGAATTCGTCCTGGGCGGTTTTCAGGGAGGCTTGATGGGCCGTTCGGTCTCGTGGGCGATTTTGGGGCTGGGCATCGGAGTTTCACAGGGCCTAGCGCATCGTTCTTGGCAGCGTCTCCGCCTGGGATTGATCGGTGGCGGCCTGGGCGGTCTGGGGGGGGGGTTCCTATTCGAGTTGATTCGTGAGAGTTTGGGGCCGGAGCGTTATTCCATTAGCCAAGGTTTGGGAATCGTCATTTTGGGAGCTGGTCTGGGTTTGAGCCTGGCTTTGGTGGAACAGGCGTTGCGACGCGCCTGGCTAGTGGTTCTCAATGGTCGTCAAGAAGGTCGGATTTTCCTTCTAGGCCGTTCGGTCAGCCGCATCGGGCTGGACGAGCGGGCCGAGATCGGTCTCTTCGGCGATCCTGGGGTGAGCCGTCGTCACGGCGAACTTCGCGCCCAGGGCGACTCGTTCCAGTTCGTGCCGCTCGATCCCGCCAAGCCCACCGCGATCAACGGCCAACCCCTCGACGGCCCCCGCCTTCTGCGCGATGGCGACCGCCTGGAGTTGGGCCGCACGCTACTGGTGTTTCGGTTGCGAAATTGA
- a CDS encoding ParA family protein, with protein sequence MRRIAVLNQKGGVGKTTTTVNLAAALAARGRSCLVMDLDPQAHATLHLGLTPGRSGPTMYDILTQNTPITQVQREVAPNLWMCGGHIDLAAAEVELIGSVGREVILHDAIAAEAEALARHDYLLIDCPPSLGVLSLNALCAVREVLIPLQAHFLALHGLSKLLETVGLVRKRVNKELTILGVVLCMYESGTRLSSEVIDDLETFFQAKRQPNSAWADAKLFQTRIRRNIRLAESPSFGQSIFQYAANSRGAEDYASLASELETGQPDDLWRGSNDLAQPVIDAG encoded by the coding sequence ATGCGTCGAATCGCGGTGTTGAACCAGAAGGGGGGCGTCGGCAAGACGACCACGACGGTGAACCTCGCCGCCGCGTTGGCCGCTCGGGGCCGATCCTGCCTGGTCATGGACCTGGACCCCCAAGCCCACGCCACCCTCCACCTCGGCCTGACCCCAGGGCGTTCCGGGCCGACGATGTACGACATCCTTACCCAAAACACGCCGATCACCCAGGTCCAGCGCGAGGTAGCCCCTAACCTTTGGATGTGCGGCGGCCACATCGACCTCGCCGCCGCCGAGGTCGAACTGATCGGCTCGGTGGGCCGCGAGGTCATCTTGCACGACGCGATTGCCGCCGAGGCTGAGGCCTTGGCGCGCCATGATTATCTGCTCATCGACTGCCCGCCCTCGCTCGGCGTGTTGTCGCTCAACGCGCTGTGCGCGGTGCGCGAGGTGCTGATTCCGCTTCAAGCTCACTTTCTGGCCCTCCACGGCCTTTCCAAGCTGCTGGAGACCGTCGGCCTCGTGCGCAAACGGGTCAACAAAGAGCTGACCATTTTGGGCGTGGTGCTGTGCATGTACGAGTCGGGCACCCGGCTTTCCTCGGAGGTCATCGACGACCTGGAAACCTTCTTCCAGGCCAAACGCCAACCCAACTCCGCCTGGGCCGACGCCAAATTGTTCCAGACCCGCATCCGCCGCAACATCCGCTTGGCCGAAAGCCCTAGCTTCGGCCAGTCGATCTTCCAGTACGCCGCCAACAGCCGGGGCGCCGAGGATTACGCTTCGCTCGCCAGCGAACTTGAGACCGGTCAGCCCGACGACCTGTGGCGCGGCTCCAATGATCTGGCCCAACCCGTTATCGACGCTGGTTGA
- a CDS encoding redoxin family protein: MRMLNSPRRRSMPMWFVVVAAAWLAADGSERTRANATDLADEIKPLAIGAPAPDFDLPGVDNRNHRLADFADARVLVVVFTCNHCPTAQAYEDRLIDLAQRFAPQGVAFVAISPNDPLAVRLDELGYTDVGDSFEEMKIRVQNKPFPFPYLYDGQTQAVSKAYGALATPHVFLFDAQRRLRYQGRIDDNETGPPTRKDLENAIEAVLAGRVPEPATTRVFGCSTKWSDKRESARESLKRWDAESVELAEADVETIRGLRQSDDGRFRLVNVWATWCGPCVAELPELTTIHRMYRNRNFELVTISLDGPDDRAKARETLDRVHLSARNLIFKGGPDALAEALDPEWAGPISHTVLIDPNGVVLYRKTGSFEPLVVRKAIADAIGRTYAPRTRQ, from the coding sequence ATGAGGATGCTCAACTCTCCCCGCCGCCGGTCGATGCCAATGTGGTTCGTCGTGGTGGCCGCCGCGTGGCTCGCGGCGGACGGGTCGGAACGAACTAGGGCGAACGCCACCGACCTCGCCGACGAGATCAAGCCGCTGGCCATCGGCGCTCCGGCCCCCGACTTCGATCTGCCCGGCGTGGACAACCGCAACCACCGTCTCGCCGATTTCGCCGATGCCCGCGTTCTGGTGGTCGTCTTCACCTGCAACCACTGCCCCACCGCCCAGGCTTACGAGGATCGACTCATCGACCTGGCTCAACGTTTCGCCCCCCAAGGCGTCGCTTTCGTAGCGATCTCGCCCAACGACCCCCTGGCTGTCCGTCTGGACGAACTGGGCTACACCGATGTTGGCGATTCTTTCGAAGAGATGAAGATCCGTGTTCAAAACAAACCATTCCCGTTTCCTTATCTCTACGATGGTCAAACCCAAGCGGTCTCCAAAGCTTACGGCGCGTTGGCCACACCTCACGTTTTCCTGTTTGATGCCCAGCGAAGGCTGCGTTATCAAGGTCGGATTGACGACAACGAGACCGGCCCGCCCACCCGCAAAGACCTGGAAAACGCGATTGAGGCGGTTTTAGCTGGCCGTGTGCCCGAACCAGCCACGACCCGGGTTTTCGGTTGCTCCACCAAGTGGTCCGACAAGCGGGAATCGGCTCGTGAATCGCTGAAGCGTTGGGACGCCGAATCGGTTGAACTCGCCGAGGCCGACGTGGAAACGATCCGCGGTCTGAGACAGTCGGACGACGGCCGATTCCGTCTGGTCAACGTCTGGGCGACCTGGTGCGGTCCCTGCGTGGCCGAACTGCCCGAGTTGACCACGATCCACCGAATGTACCGCAACCGCAACTTCGAGCTGGTTACCATCAGCCTGGACGGCCCCGATGATCGGGCCAAGGCGCGCGAGACCCTCGATCGGGTCCACCTTTCGGCCCGCAACCTGATCTTCAAAGGCGGGCCCGACGCCTTGGCCGAGGCGCTAGATCCCGAATGGGCTGGACCGATCTCCCACACGGTGCTAATTGATCCCAACGGCGTGGTGCTATATCGCAAGACCGGCAGTTTCGAGCCGCTGGTGGTCCGCAAGGCAATCGCCGACGCAATCGGCCGCACCTATGCGCCGCGGACCCGGCAATGA